In Arachis hypogaea cultivar Tifrunner chromosome 17, arahy.Tifrunner.gnm2.J5K5, whole genome shotgun sequence, a single window of DNA contains:
- the LOC114925664 gene encoding toll/interleukin-1 receptor-like protein, translated as MADAESSSSHFIYDVFLSFKGFTRYGFTYRLYHGLCKRGIATFRVGDRIRDSLLEAIERSRMSIAVLCQNYASSSWCLDELVQIMKCSDKGTKRPVLPIFIKWNHQM; from the coding sequence ATGGCAGATGCAGAATCTTCCTCCTCACATTTCATATATGATGTTTTTCTGAGCTTTAAAGGCTTCACCCGATATGGATTCACTTATCGTCTCTATCATGGTTTGTGTAAGAGAGGAATCGCCACCTTCAGAGTTGGTGATAGAATTAGAGATAGTCTTCTTGAAGCCATTGAAAGATCCAGGATGTCCATTGCTGTGCTGTGTCAGAACTATGCTTCCTCCTCATGGTGCTTAGATGAACTTGTGCAGATCATGAAATGCTCTGACAAAGGAACAAAACGACCAGTTTTGCCAATTTTTATCAAGTGGAACCATCAGATGTGA